The Chiroxiphia lanceolata isolate bChiLan1 chromosome 4, bChiLan1.pri, whole genome shotgun sequence genome includes the window GCTGCTTGGTGCTGTGATGCAGTAGAGAGGTTTTATCCTCAATCTTCTCTTAGACCTTTCAGTCCTTGGAGGAGGCGTCCTCCCTGACCACACTGCTTACCTGCCTGTGGTCTGTACACGTCAAACACAAGCGTggggtggcagtgctggcattGCTTCCTGCTCTAAGATATGGATAGAGGAAAGGCAGGGTTAGTAAGTGAGACCTGTCAGCATTGGCTCACATGGGAATCCCTGTTTCTCACACCACCAAGAAGTGTGCCGTTCCTTAGAGTGCTTTCGGGACACATGCAGTCAACACAGACCACACGggctgtatttttaatagtgCCTGATCATTTATTCCTATCCCCATCATTTTCACCCACAGGATGAAATGTGGCATGAAAGTTCATGTAGCCCAAACCCCCTAAGACTTCTGAGCAGACAACCTCAAGCCCAAATTTCATAATTGCTTTgcatccttttttccttttccctgcagatgGAGAAATAGGTCCGCTGAGTTCACTGTTTCATTGAATATCTGCATGCACTTTCAGAGAAATATTCTGGCAGCCAATAGTTTTCATCACATTTTTCTGCCACTTGGCCAGTCCTCCACTGGGCTGAACAGTGTAGCATTGGGTTCTTATGAGTTTTGGATTTTCTCCCTGTTGCTGTCTGTCGTGTGCAATCTCCAAAGGATTATGTCTCAAAATCCCAGCAAGCAAACACCATCTTGCCTCCCCCCCAGCTGCAGACACCTTCCTACATAGACCCTTGTTCATCTGCAGGGAAACTAGTACTATTTTCCTTCCCTATAAGGACTGGAGAAATAGCCCTTCCCACCACTGAGTTTACCCATTGGAGGTGCTGAAGCTGGAGGCATTGTTCTGGGAGAGGAAACCTTGCAAGGCATCCACCGTGCTTGCTTCTTGGGTGGGAAAGGATGGCTCCAGTGCCCGGCCTCTGGACCTGATGCTCCCACCGGACACAGCCCGTGAAGTCCGTGCTGGCTGCTTTGGCTCAGCAATGGGATGGGCATCTGACCCGACACCAAAACCTGGCTCTGGTGCTGGTGTTGCCATGATGCCAGTGGGGCTGGCAGGCGGTGCTGGAGTGCGCAGGGGGGAGCCTGCAGGAGAGGTGGGACCTTGTCCAACAGGGAGACAAAACAAAGAccagggagagaggagcagaagtCTCTTGtcttgggtttgtttatttCAAATCCCACTCGGTGCCAATGCTTGCCAGGAAGGTTTGTAATAGTGagtcttttattttcatgtcacTTGTTTTTAAGAGGGAACCCAGATGAAAATTAAAGCAGCAAAGCTCTCTGCCTATGTAATGGTCAAGTAAAATAACTAAAACTCAGTCTTATTACCATGacaaaaatgctgagaaatacATCTGCTTTGGGTATAAGTAAATTCATGGAGCTCCTTACTAACCAAAGGCTGCATAAGTACAACTAAATATATACCTGAGGACCAATAGTCACATTTAGAGACAAATATGTTCCTCTGCTTAGACAACATTGCTAATTGCACTTCCTTATCTTCAAAAGCTGGGATTTTAGGTAAAGTATGTTGTATGTTAGGGTTTGCATTGAATCATAAGATCTGGCAACCCTGTTTAACTTTCCGGTACCCTCCTTGGAACTGGCTCCATCACTCCAAGTGCTGGCCCATACCCTCACTTCAAGGAGCTCACCACAGCCATCACTGGTCTCCTTGGTGGCCACAGGAGTTAAAACAGGTCCCCCCAGCTTGTTTGGGTCACTTGTGTCGAATGCTTGCCCAGAATAAGCTGTAAAACTACTCTGCAGGAAGCCAACCCGTACCTTTGCTCGCCGTTCCTGTGGGGTGTGTGTCATCTGGTCCCTGCGAGGGCACAGGGGCTGCGGCATCGGGCTTCTTGCTGCTGCCAACAAGCGTCTTGTTTTGCCCCCCCTGAGCCACGATGGCAGATTCAATCTTTGCCCAGTAAACAAAGTATGACTGGACTATGGAGATGCTGTTAAAACATAATTAGGCAAGAATTTATTTGCTCTGTAGCattaataaaacacaaagaCTGCTTTAATCTGAAGAGAGAACGGatgcaaaagtattttaaaggatTAGCCTGTCATACATTTTCTATTGCAAATGAAAGATACCCGGTCTCATAAGAAAGATTTGGGGTGAAGAATCACCATCCATAATTAAGATCAGCCAAAAATGTGTGGgaacttaaataaaaagaaataaggaaagctCTATTACATTCACCATGTTAATAGAAGTACATTTGTAAAACTTGGACTAGCTCAGCTTATAATCTTCCGTAGGCAGGGAAACAACAGTGGTATTTACTAATTAAAACAAGTCAATGTAACTTGTACAAACAGCAGAATAGGtaagggcaaaaaaaaagtctctcttcTCAGTCCTCTGATATTTGAGCCTGCCTAATCCTCTGCTTTTTGTCAGATGCCAAAACTGCATTGGCCAACCTTTAACTGTTCACCCAGAGAGCCTTATTTAAACTGGAGATTTTGGGAGAATTTCAGCTCAGATTGCTCAGCTGCTTCTGAGAGTTAGCTAAGGGGAAACCAGTTTGGGTTTTCCTGTGCCAGATGATTCTTACAAGGTATTTTTAAGCCTAACAAGGAGTTTTTCCAGATACTGTGTTAGGGCAAAAAGGGAGAAGCTATCAGAAGTCATCTTGGAGGGTCAAAAGCCAGAGGGCAAAGGAAGTATCAGAGTGGATGTCTAGGACTAGGTGTTGTTGGGTATTGTTTGAGTTTATTTGGTTGCTTGAGCTTTATGTGGCTTTAATagtattttctgatttaaaacaaTGGCCAAAAATTGGAAATTCCAAGCagcaatatttctgtttcaatgAATTTTTATTGAATCGCGATGAGGTGCACAAGCCACAGCACTCACCAGGATGCTTATGTTTTGGGAAGCAGCCAAGGATCTGGCCAAGCAGCTTCTAAGTGGTTTTGTAAAgtcaaaaaataacaatttaatctctttcaaaatgaaaagctgctgtgcttCCTCTAAGACAATCAGTCAGaagactttttatttcatttaaaatcagaaCCAAAGTACTTGAAGAGTTTGGGACTTTGGTACAAAATAGAGATTTCAAGTTTTGACATAGTGCTTGCTCTCTTTTTAATGTGAATAGTTctatttacattttactttttttaaaactactaatttttaattattttttaagaggtCATATACAAGATTATCCTGTGGTCAGGGAAATCCTATGGGCTGTGTTATTTACAAAGACAGGCAATATGATCACAGTTCTGTCTTTATgccttaatatttttatttcctaaatgcCCAGGCTGTCATCTTCCAGTGTATTTGTTCTGAGAAAATAGTGACCATGTAAATAAAAGGCAGCACTACCCAGCAGATATTAATGGTGATTTACGTACCAGCTGGGATACTGTTGCACCATTTGGTAAGTATTTAGCTGTATTGGGTTCAAGATACATAAACCACTTTACTGGACAAGTATGATGGAAAACCAAAGCCGAGCCTTTAAACTGAGAGGACACAAATTCTGGTTAGGAACCAGCACATCCTTACAAAAACTTGATGTCTCCAATGGGTTGGTCTGGCGCTTTCCATACAAAGGACAGGTTTCTTTTCAGTGACTTGTCCGAGTGGGTGACAGTGTCCCCATCTTCAAAACAAGTCAGCAGCTTGGAACCAGGAGGCATGAAGATGAATGTGCCAGCAATTTCGTTGTTGGACACTTTGCGAGCTTGGAGCATAAAGCCCATATAATCCCGGGTGCTCCTCACTGTCACTGGAAGACAAAACATGGGACAGAAGGGATTTGTCTAGTAGTTGTGGAGTTAATTGTCTGCAATGGATTTTCCAGTGATAGCActgaaaccaaaagaaaaccttcagcaacagcactgaaaacaccTCAGGACCAGTGATGATGGGAACAGGACATGCTGCCAACTGTGCCTAAGAGTCAGGTGAGTCACCCAGACCCTTTTGTGTggtgcagaggagcagggaaggtgaCTTTACCCTCCGGAAGTGCCTCTCATGCCATTGCACGTAATGAGGTCTGGTATGGTTAAGACACAATTGAGATAAATAAATCCCCTCCAAAGCACCCAAACCTACCAGCTGCCTCCAGCAAACAGTTGGTTTGCAACATGGTGAAAACCTGGAGTCAACCATCACCTGAGAAACCTTAGGCCAAGTGCTGCAAACAGAATTCCTCTGtaaatacattcattttctCATGACGAGAGAGGTGGTGTTGCTCACTCAGACTCTTCCCTGACCTCACAAAGATTCATACCATCACTTGAGATGAGTTATCATGTATTTTTCAGATGCAGGAAGCTGTTCCTTACCTGGAACCTTGTCACCTGGGAAGTAGAAGGACATGTTGGTGCGGACAGTGACGTAGTTGCTGttggggctgtgcagctgcactCTGAGGTGCCTGGGCATCATGTCGGCGCAGGCAGAAAGGCTCGCGCCGTGCGAGAAGGCGGCCGCGCAGGAGACCAAGCACAGGGTGGTGCATGCCCAGCCAACAATGGCAGCGTGGGCTCTCCTGCCATCCTCCATCCTACAGCAGAAAACAATGTGGAGGTTCACTTCAAAGCAGTGGCTTCAGCAGCCTGTGAGCCCGTCTGGTGCCATTGATTTAGCTGATCTGCAGAACCACCGTTCCCACAGGgtttaaacaaaggaaaataaattatctttgaGGCACCTGGAGACACTTTTGAATCCACAGTATTCACATTCTGAAGTAATTgttgaggctggaagggaagaGGCCTCACAGGAGGATGTATTTCTTGTGAAGTTGCCCGTGGAGGGAGCAGTCAAGGAAGATTTACTCTGAAAAGTCTTGTGGGCTttaggaggaggagaaggctctGTACGGCCACGCTCAGCACAAAGCACCATTCCCAGCCCAAACGTACAACCTGCTCAATGGGGAAAACATCTCTCCTTagacctgcagagctgctgcaaaccTCCATTGCATGTGGGGCTGGTGCCCAGAGCAGAGCTTCTCCCTGCCTGCCATCTCAGAGCCATGTCCCCGCACTGACAGCATGTGGCTGCCCCTCACGCTGGGCTGGTTGTGACCACTGGACCCCTGTCTGGCCACCCAGCAGCATTTAGGCTTGTCCTTCTCAATCAGGGCTTACTGTAGCTGACGACACAGCAGTGATGCTGTCTGTGAAGTCAGAGTCAGAACTCTGAGATAACTTGGTGGCAGCTTTGGCTATTACCAGAATTTCTCCTTATTCTCAAGTTTTTAATCCAAactagcatttttttctctacacAGTTCAAGTTTAATATTTGGTATGCTGTGTCGTCAGTACCTCACGGCTTTGGTGGCTGGcataaaacacatttccagATTAACTAGAGTATTGtgttattctgatttttcaaaatgcactTTTGAAAGTGAAGCTGAAGGATGAGTGTGGGGTATTTGTTGTAATGGATATCATAAGGCAGGTGGTTCAGATTTTAATATGGTGCTTTTTAACATGTTCTTTCCAACATGCAGCTTTTTGTGCCTTAGATTTCGTTACACTTAGTCAATAGATAGATGTAAATGAATCAGAGGAAACCAGAGACTGAGGAGGTCTAGCTTACACCTCCCTCTCTAGCACTTCTGAAACTTGCCAGCTGACTAACAAACCACCACAGCACATGAAATTGTTTGTGCCTCGACTGAAGCAGCAAGCAGATGGATGCAGTTTAACCTTCCATAGCCAAGCATCCTGCCACTCCAACCAGTTACATGCCAGAAGATGCTTGTGGGAGTCACAGGAGCCTTTGCTAACTATTCCAGCCCCCGTTGGACCAGCGGCAGGATGCCTCCTCCTCCCGGAGCCAGCCTCTCCTCCGGGCACACATAAACTTCCCTTGCTGGATAAGATTTCTCACAGGAGCTTATAGAAGTacccctgagctgcagctctttcCCTCCGGTGCTTCCCAGGCCGTACCACCTTTCCCTATCCCACCCCCAGCTGCCCATCACGGCAGGGGAGCAatgctctgctccccagggctgcccagtgCCGCCATCGCTTACCTTGGGACACGAGCACTGCCGGGCTCGCTGCCGCTACTGCCCTCCCAGCCCGCTGGAGACCCATCCTTTCAGGGACCTTCTTCTCTGCCTCCTCTAATGGGAAGTGCAGCAGCTGTTACTCCTAATACCCACCAcccacagcagctctctgccAGTGTCCAAATCCTGCCTTAATCATATTagtttttctcttcacatcccacccctttttttttttttaaatctccaagcttctgcaatgaaaacaaaggcaactggggcggggaggggggcgggggggggcacAGCAAGTCATGGGGTTTGTGTGGGACACCCTGGAACTCCTTTGGTTGGACTTTTGCTTCCCTGTTAccctccacacacacatattCCCCCTTCTGtgctgaagcaaagcaaagccacATCAGCTCCCTCCATGACCCCAGGCAGTGTGCCCTGTCTCTCACGCTTACATGGAATTAATTTTGGCagtaaaaacagatttttgctAGAAAGGCTGGGAAGGCACATCCCATGCACCAGCCCTTGCAGAAGGAGCCATCAACACCCCACAGATCCACCAAAGCCAGCACAGAGGACTAAACATCTGCTAGGTGTGACTGTCCCCCAACACAAGAGCTGTATTTAAGTCCAGGCTGTGAGCCCTGTTCCTTGCTTGAGCTACACTGCAGCTGTCCTGGCAGTTGACCGTGGAGCTGATCCTGTCCCTgagcttcccagctcctcctcagaTCCACCTCATCACTGCAGACTGCTCTGGTGATCTGGTGATTGGGACTCCCGGCCAAACCCAGCCACTGTCACCAGGCCCACCTCACTCCCTGACAGTGGCTTATTGCTCGCAACAAATGGAAATTAGGGTCCAGTTCATCATCAGAGCTGCCGTCAGGACATGCTGAACAAACTGCTGGCAACATGTGGCTCCAAGTAGGGCTGGATGAATGGAATAACAAACCTATCAGCTGTCTGCCCTTTCTTCAGCCAACAGACCCTTAGGAGGCAGCATCAGGTGTCCCAGGGCCACTGGGAGGAGGGCTGGCCCTGTGATACAAGAAAGTTATTTAAGATGGGTGAGCAAAGGAGTGCTTGGGGCCCTTtagtcctcctcctcctcctccttggaTAAATATGTGTCTGATGGCTGAATGAGTTCATGCTGGTGATTGGGCCGCTGTCCCAGCAGGACACCACTGCTCTATCCTGTGCTGTGACTAAAGAGGATGCACCAACACACAGGCAACACCactgggttttgtttctgcagctccagcagtgccttAAATTTAATCTTGAATGGGGTCTGACCAGTGTGGGAGTCTGTCCAGAGTGGACATCCTGGTGACTGCCTAGGGCACTCCCCAGAAACTGGAGGCAAGCTTGCAGATGCCCCGCTTATTAGCACTTTTCCCATCAGCCTGCCCTGCTCTACAGCCTGTCCTTTTGAAGTGACACAAGACGCTGGGCTGGCATGGAGCTACTGCTACTGACAGCCCAGCTCTCAGCTGTTTGAACTGGTTGGAAAATATGGGAACTAGGTTCTCATTAGTCAGCTCTCCTCTGTGTTGGAAAGAGGCCTTAAAGTTACCAAAGAATTTCAAGATACAGTGTAATTCTtgtagttttctttccttttgtcagTGGAAGCAGAGtgtagggaagggaagggaggaaaagttTATTGCTTCTGTTCTTCATATACAGAAGAGAATACCTTTATGCTGCATCAATGACTAATGCTCTCTTATGCTTTTCCTTACTAACCTATTCCTAGGCTAAACCATCCCTTGCTTATAACAGAGCAGTAGCTCCAGACCTCTGACAATTCGCAGGAGAAATGCCAAAGACATTACAGCCATTCTGGCACAGTGGTCAGGTCTGAAAACAGTATTCCTTGTGAGTGTGGGTATTTGCATCATGGCACAGTGTTACAGCATTGCATTGTcttcttcagctgctgcccCGGATATGGCACACATTTTCTTTATGCCAACTCCAGTAAGAACCATTTCTCCACTGGCTTCCACCTGAAAAGAGGGGGAAAGCAACAAAGAGCAGACACTGAAATAGCAGTGTTGGGTGTTCCCTGGGCTCCATGTGAAGCTATGGGCAGAAGGGAGAAGAGGCTCAAAGAAATGAGGCCCAGATCCAACCCCTCTGTAACAGCACAGAATGCAGGGCAGTGCTGAACTGTCTCTGCTCACttctgaggctgcagcagcctctggcAGGGCAGGATGTGCTGCCGTACGCAGCTTTAGCAGCACcagtcagcagagctgcacaacACTGCCTGGTTAATTGCTGGGCTGCTCTGAAACACAGCCCTATGCAGCATTCATCCTCACTGCCTGCTCTCAAGCAGAGGAACTCAGTGGCTTCAAAGCTGCTCTCAAACCGAATGTCAGAACCATCTCCTGCTCAGGGATGGAAAAAGCCCGTCACAGTCATTACCGTGACACAGGCACCTGCCAGCAGCCTCCAACTGCACGTTCAAATGCCAAGTGACAGGCAGATGTTTGCAGTAAGAAATACAGCCCTCTCAGAGCCTCTGGTTGCATCACCCACCAGGACAGCATTGCCTCAGCCTCCTCTGGCCAGAGCTTTGACCTGCAGGAGTCACTTGAGCTCAGCCGGGCTCTGCACATGGCTCTGAGGATGGGGCCCAGACAGACCACATGGCACTGCTGAAACTAGAGAGCTTTGCCTTTTTCCTGGCATAAATGTCTGTTAGTAGGAAGCTGGTAAGGAGAAGGGGACGTAAGACAACTTAACCCCTGCATGTTGTTTTCTCAGCAGCATTCATGTGATGgatttctagaaataaaaaaaagaaatccacagtTGGGAATTTAAAATAGCACTGGGGAAACAGTGCATGTTCTGTAATAGCTTGATAATTAA containing:
- the REELD1 gene encoding reelin domain-containing protein 1 — encoded protein: MGLQRAGRAVAAASPAVLVSQATKAVRMEDGRRAHAAIVGWACTTLCLVSCAAAFSHGASLSACADMMPRHLRVQLHSPNSNYVTVRTNMSFYFPGDKVPVTVRSTRDYMGFMLQARKVSNNEIAGTFIFMPPGSKLLTCFEDGDTVTHSDKSLKRNLSFVWKAPDQPIGDIKFFISIVQSYFVYWAKIESAIVAQGGQNKTLVGSSKKPDAAAPVPSQGPDDTHPTGTASKGPTSPAGSPLRTPAPPASPTGIMATPAPEPGFGVGSDAHPIAEPKQPARTSRAVSGGSIRSRGRALEPSFPTQEASTVDALQGFLSQNNASSFSTSNGAGSNASTATPRLCLTCTDHRQASTKREDISKAILHVTASPSALHVHTHLGDAAATTARFGDASTAGNLSLASRQMAERELAPQQPEETGTRSEEEKEEKAGGNTLAWVTRPAPKSAVPGKGKDLGRGSRLLAAQLGILLVCTAALGLALAAAVRCVCAQHCHKRTEVSFGEPDPGIAARENGEAVHFRRIRENSFVLVQAEYNWVSPSSRGKKTII